The region ATGTCCAGCCTGGGCCAGTTGATGCCCGGCATCACCGCCGCGCATGAAGAGGACCCGGCCACGGCCGAGGTCAAGGGGCGGCTGTACATGGCCGACGTCGTCGCGCGTGCGGTTGCCAACCGGCAGCGGCTGCCCGCCGGTCCGCGGAAGCTGAACGTCGAAGGCACCATCCTCACGCTGACCCCCAAGCAGGTGCAGCGCGCCCGTGACAAGGCCCGCGCCACCGGCAAGCCGCACAACGAAGCCCGCGTCACCTTCGTGAAGATCCTGCTGCGCGAACTGACCGAGCAGCTGACCGAACAGCTTGAGGAATCGGCCGGCGCCGGGAACAGCACCGACCGGGCCTACCTCGCGGAGGACGTCCGCAGTGCCCGCGACGTGCGCGTGGCGCTGAACCTGTGCTGGATGCCGCTGACCCCGGAAAAACTCATCAGCGAGCTGTACAGCAAGCCCGGACACCTGGAAGCGGCCGCCCCGGACCTCTCCGACGCGGAGCTGGACCTGCTGCGCCGCAGCCCCGATGCGCCGTGGACCGAATCCGATGTGCCGCTGCTGGACGAAGCCGCCGAACTCCTCGGCGAGCTTGACGCCTCCGCCGGCCGCGAGAACGCACTCCGTGAGGAACAGCGCAAGCGCGACCTCGCCAATGCCGAAAGCGCCATTGCCAATACGGAGGGCTTCCTCGAGGACTCCGGCGCCCACGGCATCCTGTCCGCGGAAGACCTGGCAGACCACAACGCGGTGGGGGAGCAGCGCCTGACCGCTGCCGACCGTGCCGCCGTCGACCGCACCTGGGCCTTCGGGCACATCGTGGTCGATGAAGCGCAGGAGCTGTCCGCCATGCAGTGGCGGCTGCTGATGCGCCGCTGCCCGCTGAAGTCCTTCACCGTGGTGGGCGACATTGCCCAGACCAGCTCGGCTGCCGGGGCAACGTCATGGCAGGCGGCACTGGATCCGTTCGTGGGGGAGCGCTGGACGCTCGAAGAGCTCACCGTGAATTACCGCACCCCGGCGCAGATCGCCGAGGCAGCGGTGCGCATGGCCAACGCCGCCGGCCTCGTGGTGTCCGCGCCGAAGGCCGTGCGGGAAGGCCGCTGGGCGCCGTTCATTGACGAAGTGCCCGAGGGCGGCCAGATCCAGCGCCTGCTGGACACCCTGCCCGAGGACCTGGACGCACTCGACGGCGGCCTGCTCGCCGTCATCGCCGAGGACCACCGGCTCTCCGCGGTCCGCCGCGCGCTGGCCGGGGTGTACGGAGCCCGCGTGGGATCCGGCGCCGGCGGCCTGGAGCAGGACATCGTGGTGACCTCGCCGCGCGAGGCGAAGGGCCTGGAGTTCGACGGCGTCGTCATCCTGGAACCGTCCGAACTGCTCACCGCAGCAGCCGGCAAGGTCGGGGACCTGTACGTTGCCATGACCCGCCCCACGCAGCGGCTGCGCCTGATCGCTGCAAACGGGATCCCGGCAGGCATTCCCGAAGACTGATAATTTAGAAGGCGTGTCAGACAATATCGTGAACCCCGAGGGCCTCGGCGCCCAGCAGAATGATTCCTCCTTCGCCAACATCTGGCAGGAACTCCAGTGGCGAGGCCTTGTGCACGTCTCCACCGATGAGGCGGAACTGGAAAAACTCCTCGCCGGGGGACCGATCACGTATTACTGCGGCTTCGACCCGACGGCACCGAGCCTGCACCTTGGCAACCTGGTGCAGCTGCTCACCATGCGGCGCCTGCAGCTTGCCGGCCACCGGCCGCTGGCCCTGGTCGGCGGTTCCACCGGACTGGTCGGAGATCCGCGCCCGACGGCGGAACGCACCATGAATACCAAGGAAACCGTTGGCGAGTGGGTCGGGTACCTCCAGGGACAGGTGCAGCGCTTCCTTAGCTTCGAGGGCGACAACGCCGCCCGTATGGTGAACAACCTCGACTGGACCGCTCCGATGAGCGCCATCGATTTCCTGCGCGACGTCGGCAAGCACTTCCGGGTGGGCACGATGATCAAGAAGGAAATCGTCTCCTCGCGCCTGAACTCCGATGAAGGCATCAGCTACGCGGAGTTCAGCTACCAGGTCCTGCAGGGCATGGACTACCTCGAGCTCTTCCGCCAGTACAACTGCGTGCTCGAGACCGGCGGGTCCGACCAGTGGGGCAACCTCACCAGCGGCACCGAACTGGTGCGCAAGGTGGAGGGCAAGACGGTCCACGCACTGGGCACCCCGCTGATCACCAACAGTGACGGCACCAAGTTCGGCAAGAGCGAAGGCAATGCGGTCTGGCTGGACGGCAACATGACCAGCCCGTACGCCATGTACCAGTTCTGGCTCAACACCTCCGATACCGACGTGGTTGACCGGCTCAAGGTCTTCACCTTCATGAGCCGGGCACGGATCGAAGAGCTGGCGCGTGCCGTGAAGGAAGCGCCGCATAAGCGGGAAGCGCAGCGGGCCCTGGCCTACGACGTGACTTCACTGATTCACGGAACCGAGGCAACCGACAAGGCCATCGCTGCTTCTGCCGCACTGTTCGGGCAGGGGGACCTGACCGAGCTCGACGAAGCCACCTTGAAGGCTGCGACGGAACAGCTGCCGACGGCCGTGGTGTCCCCGGATTCGCTGGGCATCATCGACCTGCTTGTTGCATCGGAGCTTTCCAAGACCAAGTCCGAAGCACGCCGCACGGTGTCCGAGGGCGGTGCCTACGTGAACAACAACAAGGTCACCGACGCCGACGCCGTAGTGGATTCGAAGGACCTGCTGCACGGCCGGTACCTGGTACTCCGGCGTGGAAAGCGGACCCTTGCAAGCGTTGAGGTCTCCGCCGTATAGTTTTAATGCTTCCTTAGGGGAGGGCTTCCACGGGGGACTTCCACGGGGGGACTTCCACGGGGGGACTTCCATAGGAGACTTCCAGGGAAGCAAGGGGGCCGCTTCGGCGAAACCCTGCAGGACTTGGGGGCAGTCCTCGCCGGTCAAAGGCGAGGCTGCCGGCCCTGGATATGGGGTGTGGAAGCTTGTGCGGCGGATCACTTCAATCCGGTTTGCAAGGACCGGAAGCGATGTGTAGAGTTACATGAGTCGCCGCGGCCGGGACGCTGGAAAAGCGCCCGAGCATGGCGGCCAAACCCCAACAAAAAACAGAGTCCAACCAGTGCGCGCCCTTCGCGGGGCCGGTGGAAAAGACTCCGGTTGATGCTGGGTCCGGAACGGCGGAAAACGCCTTTCACGGGTTCCCGACAAGGGAAACCGCGAATTGCAAATAACGCCGGAATGGAATAAGATATAAAACATTGCAGCGAAGAAGAAAAGGAAAACAATTGTTTTCCCGAGTATTTTCGGATTGCGTCTGTTGTTTGAGAACTCAATAGTGTGCCAAGTTTATTGATACCAATTTATTTTGATTGGTTGAACAGGCCGTTTCCGCCCACCCCGTGGGTATGGGACGGTTTTTTTAGCCGGTTTCGAATTTAGTGCAGTGCCTGCAGCCAATTTTCCTTGGCTCGGGTGCTGTGTCTGTAACACATTTACGGAGAGTTTGATCCTGGCTCAGGATGAACGCTGGCGGCGTGCTTAACACATGCAAGTCGAACGATGACTTCTGTGCTTGCACAGAATGATTAGTGGCGAACGGGTGAGTAACACGTGAGTAACCTGCCCCTGACTTCGGGATAAGCCTGGGAAACCGGGTCTAATACCGGATACAACGGACCACCGCATGGCGGTCCGTGGAAAGCTTTATGCGGTTTTGGATGGACTCGCGGCCTATCAGCTTGTTGGTTGGGGTAATGGCCCACCAAGGCGACGACGGGTAGCCGGCCTGAGAGGGTGACCGGCCACACTGGGACTGAGACACGGCCCAGACTCCTACGGGAGGCAGCAGTGGGGAATATTGCACAATGGGCGGAAGCCTGATGCAGCGACGCCGCGTGAGGGACGAATGCCTTCGGGTTGTAAACCTCTTTCAGCAGGGAAGAAGCGAAAGTGACGGTACCTGCAGAAGAAGCGCCGGCTAACTACGTGCCAGCAGCCGCGGTAATACGTAGGGCGCAAGCGTTATCCGGAATTATTGGGCGTAAAGAGCTCGTAGGCGGTTTGTCGCGTCTGCTGTGAAAGCCCGGGGCTCAACCCCGGGTCTGCAGTGGGTACGGGCAGACTAGAGTGATGTAGGGGAGACTGGAATTCCTGGTGTAGCGGTGAAATGCGCAGATATCAGGAGGAACACCGATGGCGAAGGCAGGTCTCTGGGCATTAACTGACGCTGAGGAGCGAAAGCATGGGGAGCGAACAGGATTAGATACCCTGGTAGTCCATGCCGTAAACGTTGGGCACTAGGTGTGGGGGACATTCCACGTTTTCCGCGCCGTAGCTAACGCATTAAGTGCCCCGCCTGGGGAGTACGGCCGCAAGGCTAAAACTCAAAGGAATTGACGGGGGCCCGCACAAGCGGCGGAGCATGCGGATTAATTCGATGCAACGCGAAGAACCTTACCAAGGCTTGACATGAACCGGAAAGGCCTGGAAACAGGTCCCCCACTTGTGGCCGGTTTACAGGTGGTGCATGGTTGTCGTCAGCTCGTGTCGTGAGATGTTGGGTTAAGTCCCGCAACGAGCGCAACCCTCGTTCTATGTTGCCAGCGCGTTATGGCGGGGACTCATAGGAGACTGCCGGGGTCAACTCGGAGGAAGGTGGGGACGACGTCAAATCATCATGCCCCTTATGTCTTGGGCTTCACGCATGCTACAATGGCCGGTACAAAGGGTTGCGATACTGTGAGGTGGAGCTAATCCCAAAAAGCCGGTCTCAGTTCGGATTGAGGTCTGCAACTCGACCTCATGAAGTTGGAGTCGCTAGTAATCGCAGATCAGCAACGCTGCGGTGAATACGTTCCCGGGCCTTGTACACACCGCCCGTCAAGTCACGAAAGTTGGTAACACCCGAAGCCGGTGGCCTAACCCCTTGTGGGAGGGAGCCGTCGAAGGTGGGACCGGCGATTGGGACTAAGTCGTAACAAGGTAGCCGTACCGGAAGGTGCGGCTGGATCACCTCCTTTCTAAGGAGCACCTCGAAGACCATGTCCTTCCACAGTGTTGGATGTGTGCTTTGCAGGAGATGCCCATATCGGAGACATATGTTCTCCGGTGGGTGCTCAAGGGTGGAATATCAATGGATAGGCGCCGGCATGCCGGCCGTAATGGATCAGTACGTTCCTTCCTTCGGGGAGGTTCCTGGAACATCCGCTGCGGCCCTGGTAAGTCCGGTTAGTCGTTTGGCACACTGTTGGGTCCTGAAGCAACAGGCACCCGTGTTCTTCTCCCTTTCGGGGGGTGGTTCTGCGGGTTGACTGGTTTGTTTCTGTTTGTTCCTGCGCAGGCCGGAACCGTGTCGCTGACAGCCCTTTGCGGGGTGGTCGGGTGCGGGGATGGGTGTGACGGGGTTGTTGTTTGAGAACTACATAGTGGACGCGAGCATCTTAAAATATTAAGTGCAATTTCAGAAAAACCTGGTAGATCCGGGTGCCTGTCAAAGGGTGCCTGGTGAGACCGTGGTTTTCTCGATAGCGATAATAAATTGATCTTTGTGGTCAAGTTTTTAAGGGCACACGGTGGATGCCTTGGCATCAGGAGCCGAAGAAGGACGTAGGAATCTGCGATAAGCCTGGGGGAGTTGATAACCGAACTTTGATCCCAGGATGTCCGAATGGGGAAACCCCGCCCGGCGCGCGAGTGACCGGGTGACCCGCATCTGAACACATAGGGTGCGTGGAGGGAACGTGGGGAAGTGAAACATCTCAGTACCCACAGGAAGAGAAAACAACAGTGATTCCGTTAGTAGTGGCGAGCGAACGCGGAAGAGGCTAAACCAGTGGTGTGTGATAGCCGGCGGGCGTTGCATCACTGGGGTTGCGGGACTTTCCGTACCGATTCTGCCGGATCGGTGAAGTGAGTGCAGATGTATAGGTGAACCGGTTTGAAAGCCGGGCCGTAGAGGGTGTTAGCCCCGTAACCGGAATGCATGCTGCCGCTTGGAGAGGATCCCAAGTAGCACGGGGCCCGAGAAATCCCGTGCGAATCTGCCAGGACCACCTGGTAAGCCTAAATACTCCCTGATGACCGATAGCGGACAAGTACCGTGAGGGAAAGGTGAAAAGTACCCCGGGAGGGGAGTGAAATAGTACCTGAAACCGTGTGCCTACAAACCGTTGGAGCAGCTCTGATTGCTGTGACAGCGTGCCTTTTGAAGAATGAGCCTGCGAGTTAGTGTTACGTCGCGAGGTTAACCCGTGAGGGGAAGCCGTAGCGAAAGCGAGTCTGAATAGGGCGATGCAGTGGCGTGATCTAGACCCGAAGCGGAGTGATCTACCCATGGCCAGGTTGAAGCGACGGTAAGACGTCGTGGAGGACCGAACCCACTTCAGTTGAAAATGGAGGGGATGAGCTGTGGGTAGGGGTGAAAGGCCAATCAAACTCCGTGATAGCTGGTTCTCCCCGAAATGCATTTAGGTGCAGCGTTGCGTGTTTCTTACCGGAGGTAGAGCTACTGGATGGCTAATGGGCCCTACAAGGTTACTGACGTCAGCCAAACTCCGAATGCCGGTAAGTGAGAGCGCAGCAGTGAGACTGTGGGGGATAAGCTTCATAGTCGAGAGGGAAACAGCCCAGACCACCAACTAAGGCCCCTAAGCGTGTGCTAAGTGGGAAAGGATGTGGAGTTGCCCAGACAACCAGGAGGTTGGCTTAGAAGCAGCCACCCTTGAAAGAGTGCGTAATAGCTCACTGGTCAAGTGATTCCGCGCCGACAATGTAGCGGGGCTCAAGTACACCGCCGAAGTTGTGGATTTCAGATATAGATAAGCCTTCGTGGTTCAGTCGTCTGGAGTGGTAGGGGAGCGTCGTGTGGGCAGTGAAGCTGCGGTGTAAACCAGTGGTGGAGCCTACACGAGTGAGAATGCAGGCATGAGTAGCGAAAGACGGGTGAGAAACCCGTCCGCCGAATGATCAAGGGTTCCAGGGTCAAGCTAATCTGCCCTGGGTAAGTCGGGACCTAAGGCGAGGCCGACAGGCGTAGTCGATGGACAACGGGTTGATATTCCCGTACCGGCGAAGAACCGCCCATACCAAGCAGGGGACACTAACCGTCCGGAGCCTGCCCGATCACCCTTGTGGTGTGAGGGTTTTGGCCGAGCACGGGACCTGATCCTGGGAGGTAAGCGTATTAACAGGTGTGACGCAGGAAGGTAGCCGGGCCAGGCGATGGTAGACCTGGTCTAAGGACGTAGGGTCCGTGATAGGTAAATCCGTCACGGTGTCTTTGATGACGAACCTGAGATCCGACGGGACCCCCTCACGGGGGGATCCGGTGATCCTATGCTGCCTAGAAAAGCATCGGCGCGAGGTTCCAGCCGCCCGTACCCCAAACCGACACAGGTGATCAGGTAGAGAATACTAAGGCGATCGAGAGAATTATGGTTAAGGAACTCGGCAAAATGCCCCCGTAACTTCGGGAGAAGGGGGGCCCCAACCTTGATGGACACTTGCTGTCCGGAGGGGATCGGGGCCGCAGAGACCAGGGGGAAGCGACTGTTTACTAAAAACACAGGTCCGTGCGAAGTCGCAAGACGATGTATACGGACTGACTCCTGCCCGGTGCTGGAAGGTTAAGAGGACCGGTTAGCCCTTACGGGCGAAGCTGGGAATTTAAGCCCCAGTAAACGGCGGTGGTAACTATAACCATCCTAAGGTAGCGAAATTCCTTGTCGGGTAAGTTCCGACCTGCACGAATGGAGTAACGACTTCCCCGCTGTCTCAACCATAAACTCGGCGAAATTGCAGTACGAGTAAAGATGCTCGTTACGCGCAGCAGGACGGAAAGACCCCGAGACCTTTACTATAGTTTGGTATTGGTGTTCGGTGTGGCTTGTGTAGGATAGGTGGGAGACTGTGAGACCCGGACGCCAGTTCGGGTGGAGTCATCGTTGAAATACCACTCTGGTCATACTGGATATCTAACTTCGGCCCGTAATCCGGGTCAGGGACAGTGCCTGATGGGTAGTTTAACTGGGGCGGTTGCCTCCTAAAGAGTAACGGAGGCGCCCAAAGGTTCCCTCAGCCTGGTTGGCAATCAGGTGTCGAGTGTAAGTGCACAAGGGAGCTTGACTGTGAGAGAGACATCTCGAGCAGGGACGAAAGTCGGGACTAGTGATCCGGCGGTACATTGTGGAATGGCCGTCGCTCAACGGATAAAAGGTACCTCGGGATAACAGGCTGATCTTGCCCAAGAGTCCATATCGACGGCATGGTTTGGCACCTCGATGTCGGCTCGTCGCATCCTGGGGCTGGAGTAGGTCCCAAGGGTTGGGCTGTTCGCCCATTAAAGCGGTACGCGAGCTGGGTTTAGAACGTCGTGAGACAGTTCGGTCCCTATCCGCTGCGCGCGCAGGAAATTTGAGAAGGGCTGTCCTTAGTACGAGAGGACCGGGACGGACGAACCTCTGGTGTGTCAGTTGTACTGCCAAGTGCACCGCTGATTAGCTACGTTCGGATGGGATAACCGCTGAAAGCATCTAAGCGGGAAGCCCGCTTCGAGATGAGATTTCCATACACCTTGTGTGTGAGAGGCCCCCAGCCAGACCACTGGGTTGATAGGCCGGATGTGGAAGCGGGGACTAAAGACCCGTGAAGCTGACCGGTACTAATAGGCCGATAACTTACACCACACCAGCACCTGGACGGACACGACTTCAAACGGTCCGTCAAAGTATAAAGGGTGTTGTAGATCATGCTGCTTGCGTCCACTATGTGGTTCCCGGACAACAACCGTTGGTTGTTGCACCAGGAACGAAGACCGAATCACGCCTCCTTGTCCGGGGGGCGGGTTCACCAATATTTACCGCACTGCCGGCACCCCTCCTTGCGAGGTGGTTTCGGGACGTGTTGTAACCATTGTTTTCCCCACGCATGCCCTGTTGGTTTCGGGTGTGTGGTGCGGGTGGAAGGGTTACGGCGGTCATAGCGTGGGGGAAACGCCCGGTCCCATTCCGAACCCGGAAGCTAAGACCCACAGCGCCGATGGTACTGCATCCGGGAGGATGTGGGAGAGTAGGTCACCGCCGGACAATATTTGAATACAGGTTGAGCCCGTACCAGTGCTGGTACGGGCTCTTCCTTGTTTAACCCGCGGAAACTGTCCGGTAGGCCGAAAGCGGCGGCGCCGGCGTCGTGCTCCGTACCTGGACCGTGGATGCCCGGGGCCCGTGGGTGTCGAGACTCACTGTCCAACGGGGCTTCAATGTGGCCGGCGGAATCGGCGCCAGGCAGCACACTGGACTAGAATTACCCAGAGGCATGATGGCCTCCCATAACTTTTACATCTTCATTACAGGTACATAGTGACGAGCGACTGCAGTAATTCCGTTGGTCGGCTCACGACGAGAGGAACTCAGCAGCATGTCAGAGCAAGATAACAGGGATCAGCGGGGCAGCGACGCAGCCCGCAACAGCAGCTCGTCAGACCGGCGCGATGACCGCGGCCGTCCCGCCACGAATGACCGTAACGCGCCCAAGCGCTTTGAAGATCGCAAGCCGTCGTTCGGCGGCCGTCCCGCACGCGACGGCGAACGCAAGTCTTTCGGCGACCGCGGAGCAGCCGGCAAGTCGTATTCGAAGGATCGCAAGCCGTCCTTCGGCGATCGTCCCGCACGAAGCGGCGATGACCGCCGTCCCGCACGCGACGGTGAGCGTAAGCCGTTCTCTGAGCGCAGCGGTGAGCGTAAGCCCTTCGGCGACCGCAGCGACCGCAAGCCGTCGTTCGGCGGCGACGATCGCCGTCCTGCCCGTGATTCCGAAGGCCGGACCCCCTTCAGCGATCGTTCTGACCGGAATGACCGTGCCAGCCGGGGGAGTGATGACCGTCGTCCGCCGCGTGATGGCGAGCGTAAGTCCTTTGGTGATCGTGGGGAGCGTAAGCCGTTCTCGCGCGATGATCGTCCGCAGCGTGACAGCCGTCCGCCCCGTGATGGCGAGCGGAAGCCGTTCGGCGACCGCGGAGACCGCAAGCCCTCGTTCGGCGACCGTAAGCCGTCATTCGGCGGCGATGACCGTCGTCCGCCCCGTGACGGTGAGCGTAAGCCGTTCTCCCGTGATTCCCGTCCGCCGCGTGATGGCGAGCGTAAGTCCTTCGGCGACCGCGGCGATCGCAAGCCGTTCTCGCGTGATGATCGTCCCCAGCGCGCTTCCCGTCCGCCCCGCGACGGTGAGCGGAAGCCTTTCGCTGACCGCGGCGATCGTCCGCAGCGTGACAGCCGTCCGCCGCGTGACGGTGAGCGTCGTTCCTTTGGTGATCGCGGTCCGTCCGCTGAGCGTAAGCCGTTCGGCGACCGCGGCGACCGCAAGCCGTCATTCGGAGGCGATGACCGTCGTCCGCCCCGTGACGGTGAGCGTAAGCCGTTCTCCCGTGATTCCCGTCCGCCCCGTGATGGCGAGCGTAAGTCCTTCGGCGACCGCGGCGACCGCAAGCCGTTCTCGCGCGATGATCGTCCGCAGCGTGACAGCCGTCCGCCCCGCGACGGTGAGCGGAAGCCTTTCGGCGACCGCCCCTCACACGGTTCCGACCGTCCGTCGTTCCGCCGTGATGACGCCCCGGCAGCACCTCGTCCCCGTAACGCCAAGGACCTGCGCAGCGCCAACCGGCCCGACCGTGAACGCTCACCGGAAATCGATGAGGACGTTACAGGGCAGGAGCTGGACAAGGTCACCCGTGCCCAGCTGCGCAACCTGGAGGAAGTAAACAGCGAGTGGGTCGCCAAGCACCTGGTGATGGCCGGCCGCTTGATCGACGACGAGCCTGAGCTGGCTTTCCAGCATGCACTGGCCGCCAGCCGACGCGGCGGACGCATGGCAGTGGTCCGCGAAGCTGTCGGCCTGACCGCCTATGCAGCCGAGCACTTCGGTGAAGCCCTGCGCGAGTTCCGCACCTACCGCCGGATCAGCGGCTCCAATGCCTATCTGCCGATGATGGCCGACTGCGAACGCGGTCTGGGTCACCCGGAAAAGGCACTGGACATGGCCCGGTCCGACGACGCCAAGGACCTGGACGCCGCCGGCCAGGTAGACCTCGCCATCGTCGTCTCGGGTGCCCGGATGGACATGGGCCAGTTCGACGCAGCTGTTGCCGCACTGGAGATCCCGCAGCTGGACCGCAACCGGGCCTTCTCCTACAGCCCCCGGCTGTTCCGTGCCTACGCCGACGCCCTGGAGGTTGCCGGCCGCAACGAAGAAGCACAGAAGTGGCAGAAGCAGGCCTTGCGGGCTGACGAAGCCCTGGGCTTCGGCGACTTTGCAGAGCCGGAAATCTTCGACCTGGTACCTGAGGAAGAAGAACGCCCCAAGCGCCGTCCCGAGGCCCGCGAGGACCGCTCCGGTGCCTACTTCGCACCGGCCGAAGAAGCCCCGAAGGACAACCTCGAC is a window of Arthrobacter sp. zg-Y1171 DNA encoding:
- a CDS encoding UvrD-helicase domain-containing protein, whose product is MPETPSASNELEHERQYVAGLYSRLDELREEKREQLAAIRRSHASGSHQNRSERDAFATMYEDRLAQLNAVDDRLVFGRLDLDDGEERYIGRIGLSTAELQRLMVDWRAPEAGTFYQATAFERQGVRRRRHLILKGRDVQAIEDDVLDYSMLEEGEALQGEGALLAALNSKRTGQMSDIVGTIQAEQDRIIRAPLSGTLVVQGGPGTGKTAVALHRAAYLLYTHRERLKSAGVLLVGPSNAFIRYIERVLPSLGETGVVMSSLGQLMPGITAAHEEDPATAEVKGRLYMADVVARAVANRQRLPAGPRKLNVEGTILTLTPKQVQRARDKARATGKPHNEARVTFVKILLRELTEQLTEQLEESAGAGNSTDRAYLAEDVRSARDVRVALNLCWMPLTPEKLISELYSKPGHLEAAAPDLSDAELDLLRRSPDAPWTESDVPLLDEAAELLGELDASAGRENALREEQRKRDLANAESAIANTEGFLEDSGAHGILSAEDLADHNAVGEQRLTAADRAAVDRTWAFGHIVVDEAQELSAMQWRLLMRRCPLKSFTVVGDIAQTSSAAGATSWQAALDPFVGERWTLEELTVNYRTPAQIAEAAVRMANAAGLVVSAPKAVREGRWAPFIDEVPEGGQIQRLLDTLPEDLDALDGGLLAVIAEDHRLSAVRRALAGVYGARVGSGAGGLEQDIVVTSPREAKGLEFDGVVILEPSELLTAAAGKVGDLYVAMTRPTQRLRLIAANGIPAGIPED
- the tyrS gene encoding tyrosine--tRNA ligase → MSDNIVNPEGLGAQQNDSSFANIWQELQWRGLVHVSTDEAELEKLLAGGPITYYCGFDPTAPSLHLGNLVQLLTMRRLQLAGHRPLALVGGSTGLVGDPRPTAERTMNTKETVGEWVGYLQGQVQRFLSFEGDNAARMVNNLDWTAPMSAIDFLRDVGKHFRVGTMIKKEIVSSRLNSDEGISYAEFSYQVLQGMDYLELFRQYNCVLETGGSDQWGNLTSGTELVRKVEGKTVHALGTPLITNSDGTKFGKSEGNAVWLDGNMTSPYAMYQFWLNTSDTDVVDRLKVFTFMSRARIEELARAVKEAPHKREAQRALAYDVTSLIHGTEATDKAIAASAALFGQGDLTELDEATLKAATEQLPTAVVSPDSLGIIDLLVASELSKTKSEARRTVSEGGAYVNNNKVTDADAVVDSKDLLHGRYLVLRRGKRTLASVEVSAV